The Intestinibaculum porci DNA window AGATTCATACAGGGACATTGTTCGCATAGTTAACCAAGTAAAACGACCTGTTCCTGAATGATATATTTTTTCCGATTCAACAGGAACAGACGAACCCGTAAAGATAAACTGTCCTTCTGCATTACGTTGATCAATTTCATATCTAGCTGCATCCCAAAGCTCTGGGGCAATTTGCCACTCATCAACCAATCGCGGTGGAGTGCCTTGTAATAATAACGATGGGTTAATTTCTGCCATATCCATATTCTGTTTTCGTCTAGACGGTTCATCCATCCTCAAAACACTACCGGCAGCCTGCATTGCCGTTGTTGTTTTTCCACACCATTTAGGTCCTTCAATGACCACACCACCTTTCGCATTTAATTTATCAAGTAAAATCTGATCTACAACTCTTTTTTTATAATCAACTGCCATCGTTAGCACCTGTCCTTTCCTAAAAACTCATGTGATCTATATACTATATAATACTGATTATATCACCTTTTTTCAATAGTGATCGGCAATTTGGCAGCTTTTCAATCCGTTATTTGGCACTCTTTTGATCGGCAATTTGGCAACTTTTCAATCCGGCGTTTGGCACTCTTTTGATCGGCAATTTGGCAACTTTTCAATCCGGCGTTTGGCACTCTTTTGATCGGCAATTTGGCAACTTTTCAATCCGGCGTTTGGCACTCTTTTGATCGGCAATTTGGCAACTTTTCAATCCGGCGTTTGGCACTCTTTTGATCGGCAATTTGGCAACTTTTCAATCCGGCATTTGGCACTTTTTTGTTCGGCAATTCAGCCAAACAAAAAGAAGTCCGAAGACTTCTTCTTACCAGATATAACGTGATGTTGCGGCCCCCACTTTATAAGTGAGACCTCCTTCATCACGAACATAGGCATTGGCATAAAATGTTTTAATATTTTTTCGTTTCGCATTCTTACGAATCGTCTTATCATCAACACGTATTTTAATTGGTTTACCAATCTGACCAGCATTGATAATAAGGGTATTGCCATAAGCCCCATCAGCGCGGTAGCCAGCATTAACTTCTAATTGTGCTAACTTAAAGTTTCTCGGAACCTTGATACTATGAATCGTCACTTCACAATAACGATCACGCATTTTTACATCTTTTAAAGAAAGCTCTACCTGTGGTAATACACCATCATAATGTTGCACATCAATCCGGTGAGAGCGCTGTGTTTCCATGAGTTTTTCGATAAACGGTGAACGCATTGTCTGATTTTTTCTCATCTGCTCAAAGCCATACTTTTCCGTATACGTTAGTTTATTAGAATACAAGTTCGTACCTAAGCCTAAACGGTCTCCTTCGATCTTTACCCCCATCGCCGCTAAAGACGTTGGGAAGTTATCTTCCGTTGAGAAACTGCGGCGTTTATGATTAGAACGTTTAGCAGCCGCATTGATATAACACGTATACACAAGACGTTTAGACCAAGGTGTTCCCTTTTGAATCTTCGAGCTCATCGATGGATGATCTCCAGATAGTATAATCGTTGTATTCTTATACCATTTCTGTTTCTGACACCAGCGGATAAACTTCGTTACCTGTCTTGAAGAGCAGGAAATGACATCTTCATAACGTGTTTTATGTTCATGTTTACACAGACGACAACGATAACCGCCAGTAATATGTGTATCCGCTGTTAACATCGTAAAGTTGAATGGCTGAGAAGACTTTCCTAACTTATTTAAACGTTTCTTCGCAAAGCCAAAAAGCTTTTCATCTTCATAGCCCCACCATTTCTTATATTGTTTAGAGATCATATGATGCTTCTTCGCATACAAGTAATCTTCTACTTCATAATGACCATGACTTCTAAAATAACGATCACGACCACCAAAGTAAGCATCAGATCCTAACAAGAAAACTTGTTTATAGCCTTGCTTATGTAATAAATCCCCAAAGTTGGTAATCGTTGGATAGAATACATCTGAATTATTATATTCATTATTATTGTATTGCGGCGATAAATAAAGCCCTGAAGTCGCCGCCACAATACCGCCAATCGTCCAAGTTGTTCCGGTTAAAGAATGAGCCCCATTGACATAACCCTTAGAATCAGAAAAACTATTATTCTCCTGTGCTAACTTCGTTAACTCAGGAATCAGATTGACATTATGATCCCCACCATGTTTCCGATCCATATAAGAGCGTTCCATCGATTCTAAATAGACATAAATAATATTTCTCTTCTTTTTGGGGAATGTTATTTTCGTATGAGCTGGATCCACATAGTGATCTCTCACAAAAGAAGAGGGATGTAACTGCCTGTTTAAATAATAATTCAGATTAATGGTTTTTGCGTAGCTGTTTGCCTCATGAACACTGCTTAATACCGTTAATAAAGCAATCACCACCGCTAAAGCCTTCACCTGGTAGTGATAATGATGTTTCCTTGCATCCTTCTCAATAAAATATAAAGCGGCCACCACCAAAAAGGCCATGCCTAAAGCACTTATGATTACCTGCTTTAGATATTTTTTTATAAACATATGATGATAAGGACCATTAAAAGCATACAAAACCGTACGCATATGCCAGTTAGGAAAATAGCGACGCATATACCATACTGTGAAATACATCATCATACATATAAAGATCACAAGCGCCAATAGGAGCATTTTACTCAGGCGCTTTTTATTCAATTCCTTCACGTAACTTTCCTCCATGCCTTCCCATTATAACGAAAGAAACACTATTACACAAATAAAAGTCACATCCCCCAAAAGGAAAATGTGACTAATGGAAGCCATGATGATGCTCACCTCCATCTGACATGGAACTATTTGGATTGGTATAAGTGATACTTAACGCTTTCGCTACTGCCTCTTTAATACTATTAGAAGAGAACGTCGCCCCACTAACACCATCCACATCTAAAGACTGTGCTTTAATAATGTTATTAATGACTGTTGACTTAGCCGCTTCAAAGTACTGCTGATCATCTTCATAACTGGTAACCGTAATCGACTGTACTTTCTTATTCTTGACCACTACCTTCACACTAGTAGTACCGCGTAAGCCCGTACCGCTGCCGGTATAGGTCCCATCTTTCAGATTTTTGAAGTCAAGAAAGTCAGAGGAATCATTTGTACTAGAGTCCTTTGATGAAGTACTTGCATCTGAAGAATCATTTGATGATGCATCGGTGTTTGAAGAACTATTCGACTTATTTGATAAGGCATTTTCAATAGCTTCAATTAAACCTTTGCTGGAATAGGTCGCCCCAGAGACTGTGCTAACATCTGTTGACTGAGAAGAAATAACAGCAGGAATAATTGAAGATTTAGCCTGAGAGAAATACTGTTCATCATCCTGATAACTGGTAACAGTAATTGAAGCAATCTTATGATTCTTGACAACCACCTTCACGGTTGTGGTCCCTCTAAAGCCCTGACCACTGCCCGTATAAGTGCCATTGGTATAGCTCTTCGTGGAAACTTGCGTTGTCGTAATGGTACTCGTATTTGTGGGAAGCACTGTTCCTACATAATATAAGCCAGCAATTGCAGTGACCGAAGCCGCTGTCATCACCCGCTTATCAGGCTGAGCCTGAATGTTATGTCTGGGACAGCTTTCAATACAGCGCATACATTCAATGCATTCCCCAGAAGTGACATAATCATCCGATAAATCAATCTGCATCGCACATTGATTTGAACATAAATGACATTTTCCACACTGTTCATGTGGTTTGACAAACTTAAAGAAACGCGCTCCCGCAAGTAATGAATAAATAGCCCCTAAAGGACATAAGAAACGACAAAAGACTCTTTCACTTAGTAATGAGCCAATCATAATCGCAATTAACGTAAAACCGCCCCAAGTCTGGAAAGAAGAACCATCTTTCCAGCCTGAAAGGCTGGTATACTTGGCAAATACAGTCCATGGATTATTAGCGTAATCGATTTGTAAGATCCATATGACAACCAAGCCTAATAATACGATCCATTTGACATATTTGAGACCTTCATCAACTCTCTGTGGTAACTTCTTTCTGATTTTGAGTATTCTTTTAGAGATCTCCCATAAGAGATCCTGCATTGCCCCAAAGCTACAGAAAAACCCG harbors:
- a CDS encoding LTA synthase family protein yields the protein MYFTVWYMRRYFPNWHMRTVLYAFNGPYHHMFIKKYLKQVIISALGMAFLVVAALYFIEKDARKHHYHYQVKALAVVIALLTVLSSVHEANSYAKTINLNYYLNRQLHPSSFVRDHYVDPAHTKITFPKKKRNIIYVYLESMERSYMDRKHGGDHNVNLIPELTKLAQENNSFSDSKGYVNGAHSLTGTTWTIGGIVAATSGLYLSPQYNNNEYNNSDVFYPTITNFGDLLHKQGYKQVFLLGSDAYFGGRDRYFRSHGHYEVEDYLYAKKHHMISKQYKKWWGYEDEKLFGFAKKRLNKLGKSSQPFNFTMLTADTHITGGYRCRLCKHEHKTRYEDVISCSSRQVTKFIRWCQKQKWYKNTTIILSGDHPSMSSKIQKGTPWSKRLVYTCYINAAAKRSNHKRRSFSTEDNFPTSLAAMGVKIEGDRLGLGTNLYSNKLTYTEKYGFEQMRKNQTMRSPFIEKLMETQRSHRIDVQHYDGVLPQVELSLKDVKMRDRYCEVTIHSIKVPRNFKLAQLEVNAGYRADGAYGNTLIINAGQIGKPIKIRVDDKTIRKNAKRKNIKTFYANAYVRDEGGLTYKVGAATSRYIW
- a CDS encoding FMN-binding protein — its product is MNKNKIHPMTIIRHVIQLIAFLLIPGLFASTLNALKSLMTMIVTGTFSLSSFVTIIVLLCITMIPTLLFGRFFCGFFCSFGAMQDLLWEISKRILKIRKKLPQRVDEGLKYVKWIVLLGLVVIWILQIDYANNPWTVFAKYTSLSGWKDGSSFQTWGGFTLIAIMIGSLLSERVFCRFLCPLGAIYSLLAGARFFKFVKPHEQCGKCHLCSNQCAMQIDLSDDYVTSGECIECMRCIESCPRHNIQAQPDKRVMTAASVTAIAGLYYVGTVLPTNTSTITTTQVSTKSYTNGTYTGSGQGFRGTTTVKVVVKNHKIASITVTSYQDDEQYFSQAKSSIIPAVISSQSTDVSTVSGATYSSKGLIEAIENALSNKSNSSSNTDASSNDSSDASTSSKDSSTNDSSDFLDFKNLKDGTYTGSGTGLRGTTSVKVVVKNKKVQSITVTSYEDDQQYFEAAKSTVINNIIKAQSLDVDGVSGATFSSNSIKEAVAKALSITYTNPNSSMSDGGEHHHGFH